A window from Bacteroidota bacterium encodes these proteins:
- a CDS encoding Gfo/Idh/MocA family oxidoreductase, with protein sequence MYQNPIYIIGAGGIVNDAHLPAYKIAGYNVQGIFDINEEKAKKTAAAFSIPNTYSGLKQMIEAAPVNAIFDVAVPGSQTIPVLKQLPDDSAVLLQKPMGENYDEAKEILDIVRSKKLLAAVNFQLRYAPYILAAKKFIRDKSLGEPNDIEVNVNVYTPWHIWDYLASSSRVEILYHSIHYIDLIRSLLGNPKSVYAKTTKHPSMKELASVRSNIIMDYGEMIAANILTNHCHNYGTPKQQSYIKFEGSKGAIKINFGALIDYPRGAADSFEYVLLEDGKEPEWKEMKIEGSWFPHAFIGSMEQLLMAKEKLIDQPDNSVEDCIHTMACVEAAYKSSEQGGVVPVI encoded by the coding sequence ATGTATCAAAACCCGATTTATATTATTGGCGCCGGTGGCATTGTAAATGATGCGCATCTTCCTGCCTATAAAATTGCCGGCTATAACGTGCAGGGGATTTTTGATATTAATGAAGAAAAAGCAAAAAAAACTGCCGCTGCGTTTTCAATACCTAACACATATTCCGGGTTGAAGCAGATGATCGAAGCTGCTCCTGTCAATGCTATTTTTGATGTAGCAGTTCCAGGCTCTCAAACTATTCCAGTCCTGAAACAATTGCCGGATGACTCAGCGGTTTTATTACAAAAGCCAATGGGTGAAAATTATGATGAGGCAAAAGAGATACTCGATATTGTAAGAAGTAAAAAGCTATTGGCGGCAGTGAATTTTCAGCTGCGTTATGCCCCTTACATATTAGCTGCTAAAAAATTTATTAGAGATAAGAGTTTGGGCGAACCAAACGATATTGAAGTAAATGTAAATGTATATACACCCTGGCATATCTGGGATTATCTTGCGTCCTCGTCAAGAGTTGAAATTTTATATCACAGCATTCACTACATAGATTTGATCAGGAGCTTGTTGGGCAATCCAAAATCAGTTTACGCCAAAACAACAAAACATCCCTCAATGAAGGAACTGGCTTCAGTTCGTAGCAATATCATTATGGATTATGGAGAAATGATCGCAGCTAATATTCTTACCAATCATTGTCATAATTACGGAACACCTAAACAACAATCCTATATTAAGTTCGAAGGAAGCAAAGGAGCTATTAAAATAAATTTTGGTGCATTGATAGACTATCCCCGTGGTGCGGCAGATAGTTTTGAATATGTATTGCTTGAAGATGGAAAGGAGCCCGAATGGAAAGAAATGAAAATTGAAGGCAGCTGGTTTCCTCATGCATTCATTGGAAGCATGGAGCAGTTACTGATGGCTAAAGAAAAATTAATCGATCAACCGGATAATAGCGTTGAAGATTGCATTCATACCATGGCTTGTGTGGAAGCAGCCTATAAAAGTAGTGAGCAAGGTGGTGTAGTTCCTGTTATTTAA
- a CDS encoding glycoside hydrolase family 95 protein codes for MLNKIKYSLVIILQLNLISVAAQDLKLWYKQPAIKWTEALPIGNGRIGAMIFGGIEQDRIQFNEETLWTGEPRSYSRPGAYKYLDTIRQLLFAGKQKEAEALAEKEFMGLKSNEDKKAGWVKKVLQHKEEANENFDDNKWKAMTVPSYDGWEVVGFEGLDGAVWLRTSFDLPASWVGKDIILDLNRLSNYDLTYVNGKLIGSQENNEPRKYTIPKDVLHVGKNSIAIQILNYADKGGIQGYKDTTKHIGVYPVNDESTKITLNGQWKYFIQDDEPPAIGAYQAAYQPFGDLFLNFKNAVHSTNYRRELDLENAIATTSYSANGINFKREYFVSNPSQALVVNLSASQRESISFEVSLSSPHKNFIVKDVDVNTITLAVQVRNGALKGAAYLRIKINGGTLITADNKFSIANATDVTLYLTAATNYKNYKDITGNPALLCVNALKAMAGKTYEQIRSAHIKEYQKYFNTFSLKFDKSANENLPTDTRLEKFATSNDPSFVALYLQYGRYLLISSSRPGTRPANLQGIWNDLLTPPWGSKYTTNINAEMNYWPAELLNLSPMHEPLFKMIEELSQTGKQTAKDHYNAPGWVLHHNTDLWRATAPINAANHGIWVTGGAWLSQHLWEHYLFTQDKKFLKDRAYPIMKQAALFFNSYLIKDPVTGYLISTPSNSPEQGGLVAGPTMDHQIIRALFNNVIEAGTLLKTDFALRQTLQEKINGIAPNKIGKYKQLQEWMQDVDDTTNKHRHISHLWGMYPGNEINWETNPALMNAARQSLLYRGDAATGWSLGWKINCWARFKDGEHTYRMIQMLMSPVKGGAGSYPNLFDAHPPFQIDGNFGGAAGIGEMIVQSHTKYIDILPALPLALANGQIKGICARGGFVLDIKWSDGKLQQLIVNSKAGQPLTLRYNDKVVKMATGKNTIYKFDASLNKL; via the coding sequence ATGCTAAATAAAATAAAATATTCTTTAGTCATCATACTTCAACTGAATTTGATCTCAGTTGCTGCCCAGGATTTAAAACTCTGGTACAAACAGCCTGCGATAAAATGGACTGAAGCATTACCTATTGGCAATGGAAGAATCGGGGCAATGATATTCGGAGGAATAGAACAGGATCGAATTCAATTCAACGAGGAAACATTGTGGACTGGCGAACCACGCAGCTATAGTCGCCCCGGCGCTTATAAATATTTGGATACTATACGCCAACTCTTATTTGCAGGAAAACAAAAGGAAGCAGAAGCTCTCGCCGAAAAGGAATTCATGGGATTAAAAAGTAATGAAGACAAGAAAGCAGGATGGGTAAAAAAGGTTTTGCAGCATAAAGAGGAAGCAAATGAAAATTTTGACGATAATAAATGGAAAGCAATGACCGTTCCATCCTATGATGGATGGGAGGTTGTAGGCTTTGAAGGATTAGACGGTGCCGTATGGTTGCGTACAAGTTTTGATTTACCTGCATCATGGGTTGGAAAAGATATTATACTTGATTTGAACCGTCTCAGTAATTATGATCTTACCTATGTGAATGGAAAACTGATCGGCTCACAGGAAAATAATGAACCAAGAAAGTATACGATCCCAAAAGATGTTTTGCACGTTGGCAAGAATAGCATTGCAATTCAAATATTAAATTATGCTGATAAAGGTGGCATACAAGGTTATAAGGATACAACAAAACATATAGGCGTCTATCCGGTGAATGATGAATCAACAAAGATCACATTGAACGGTCAATGGAAATATTTTATACAGGATGATGAACCGCCGGCGATCGGTGCTTACCAGGCAGCTTACCAGCCCTTCGGCGATTTGTTTTTGAACTTTAAGAATGCTGTTCATTCAACAAATTACCGGCGGGAACTAGATTTGGAGAATGCGATTGCAACAACAAGCTATTCGGCAAATGGAATAAATTTTAAAAGAGAATATTTTGTCAGCAATCCAAGCCAGGCATTAGTAGTAAATCTATCTGCATCACAAAGGGAAAGTATCAGTTTTGAAGTTTCATTAAGCAGCCCTCATAAAAATTTTATTGTAAAGGATGTTGATGTAAACACAATTACATTAGCTGTGCAGGTAAGAAACGGAGCTTTGAAAGGTGCTGCTTACCTGAGGATAAAAATTAACGGAGGCACACTAATTACTGCAGATAATAAATTCTCAATAGCCAATGCTACTGATGTTACACTTTACTTAACGGCGGCTACCAATTATAAAAATTATAAAGATATTACCGGGAACCCGGCGTTATTATGTGTGAATGCTTTAAAAGCGATGGCGGGAAAAACGTACGAACAAATAAGATCAGCTCATATAAAAGAGTATCAAAAATATTTCAACACATTCTCTTTGAAATTTGATAAATCAGCAAATGAAAATTTGCCAACAGATACAAGATTAGAAAAATTCGCGACAAGTAATGACCCGTCATTTGTAGCTCTCTATTTGCAGTACGGAAGATATTTATTGATCTCATCATCACGACCCGGTACAAGACCAGCTAATCTGCAGGGTATTTGGAATGATCTGCTTACTCCGCCATGGGGAAGCAAATACACTACCAACATCAATGCAGAAATGAATTACTGGCCCGCTGAGTTGCTCAATCTTTCTCCAATGCATGAGCCGTTATTCAAAATGATTGAGGAGTTGTCTCAAACGGGAAAGCAAACAGCAAAAGATCATTACAATGCACCGGGTTGGGTACTGCATCATAATACAGATCTATGGAGAGCCACAGCCCCCATCAATGCAGCCAATCATGGAATATGGGTGACAGGCGGCGCATGGTTATCTCAACACCTATGGGAGCATTATTTGTTTACACAGGATAAAAAATTTTTAAAAGACCGGGCATACCCGATCATGAAGCAAGCTGCTTTATTTTTTAATAGCTATTTAATTAAAGATCCAGTAACAGGGTATTTGATTAGCACACCATCCAACTCACCCGAGCAAGGTGGATTAGTGGCAGGGCCAACGATGGATCACCAGATCATACGAGCATTATTTAATAATGTGATAGAAGCAGGTACATTATTAAAAACAGATTTTGCCTTGCGTCAAACATTACAGGAAAAAATAAATGGTATTGCTCCAAATAAGATCGGTAAGTATAAACAGTTGCAGGAATGGATGCAGGATGTTGATGACACAACCAACAAACATCGCCATATCTCACATTTATGGGGTATGTATCCAGGTAATGAAATTAACTGGGAAACAAATCCTGCATTAATGAATGCTGCAAGACAATCGTTGTTGTATCGTGGCGATGCAGCTACTGGCTGGAGCCTCGGATGGAAAATAAATTGCTGGGCACGGTTCAAAGATGGTGAACATACTTATCGCATGATACAAATGCTGATGAGTCCTGTAAAAGGCGGAGCAGGCAGTTATCCGAATTTATTTGATGCGCATCCGCCATTCCAGATCGATGGCAATTTTGGTGGCGCTGCCGGAATTGGCGAAATGATCGTTCAGAGTCATACAAAATACATAGATATTCTACCTGCATTGCCGTTGGCTTTAGCCAACGGACAAATAAAGGGCATTTGTGCAAGAGGTGGTTTTGTGCTGGATATAAAATGGAGTGATGGAAAATTGCAGCAGTTGATTGTAAATTCAAAAGCAGGTCAGCCATTAACGTTGCGTTATAATGATAAAGTAGTGAAGATGGCAACAGGAAAAAATACCATTTATAAATTTGATGCGTCGCTTAATAAATTATAA
- a CDS encoding pectate lyase, whose product MKKALIIFSFFLSQTVSAQLIAFPGAEGFGKFATGGRGGKVVSVTNLQDKGEGSFRWTLEQYPGEPLTVIFKVSGIIELESNIVIKRSNLTIAGQTAPGDGICLKNYSFIVNGASAKGNHGNIIIRFIRSRPGGTDKKGLYGFDMENCHDVIIDHCSFSWANEECAAMYDTKNVSVQWCIVSEGLYDAGHMKGKRSYGGVWGGQYASYHHNLIAHLNTRAVRFNGARAHDTIALVDYRNNVVYNWGNTNACYGGEVNIAGGVSQVNIVNNYYKPGPAAPAELKFIHASYQKENSKGTGEWFVDGNIMEGDNSLTKKNNRGIDLAEANYPKNAIAEKAFPVAAALPEQSAKEAYEKVLKYAGAYLPKRDAVDERVIQETKNGTATGKGVFGKPGIIDLPFVVGGWAEYKSAIAPTDTDSDGMPDEWEKKNGLNVNDANDRNKFDKKGYTMLENYLNELATVK is encoded by the coding sequence ATGAAAAAAGCATTAATCATATTTTCATTCTTTTTATCTCAAACAGTATCAGCACAACTTATTGCTTTTCCCGGAGCCGAAGGTTTTGGCAAATTTGCAACTGGTGGTCGCGGTGGGAAAGTAGTTTCAGTAACTAATTTACAAGATAAGGGAGAAGGGAGTTTTCGTTGGACATTGGAGCAATATCCCGGTGAGCCTCTTACAGTAATTTTTAAAGTGAGTGGCATTATCGAACTCGAATCGAATATTGTGATTAAGCGTTCTAATCTCACTATTGCCGGGCAAACAGCTCCTGGTGATGGTATCTGTTTGAAAAATTATTCTTTCATTGTTAATGGCGCATCTGCAAAAGGAAATCATGGCAATATCATTATCCGGTTCATACGCTCAAGACCCGGTGGTACAGATAAAAAAGGATTATATGGTTTTGATATGGAGAATTGTCACGACGTAATTATTGATCATTGTAGTTTCAGTTGGGCCAATGAAGAATGTGCAGCGATGTATGATACAAAAAATGTATCGGTACAATGGTGCATTGTAAGTGAAGGATTGTATGATGCTGGTCATATGAAGGGCAAGCGTTCTTATGGAGGTGTGTGGGGCGGACAATATGCAAGCTATCATCATAATTTAATTGCACACTTGAATACAAGAGCTGTTCGTTTCAATGGAGCAAGAGCACATGATACTATTGCATTGGTTGATTACAGGAATAATGTTGTTTATAATTGGGGCAATACAAATGCCTGCTATGGCGGCGAAGTAAATATTGCCGGTGGTGTATCACAAGTAAACATTGTAAACAATTACTATAAACCCGGCCCTGCAGCACCGGCTGAGTTAAAATTTATTCATGCTTCTTATCAAAAGGAAAATTCAAAAGGAACAGGCGAATGGTTTGTTGATGGTAATATCATGGAAGGAGATAACTCGCTTACCAAAAAGAATAATCGTGGAATTGATTTAGCTGAAGCAAACTATCCAAAGAACGCAATTGCAGAAAAGGCATTTCCTGTGGCAGCTGCGTTACCAGAACAATCAGCAAAAGAAGCATATGAAAAGGTATTAAAATATGCAGGTGCTTATTTACCCAAACGTGATGCAGTAGATGAACGAGTGATACAGGAAACAAAAAATGGAACGGCTACAGGCAAAGGGGTATTCGGTAAACCAGGAATTATTGACTTGCCGTTTGTAGTGGGCGGCTGGGCTGAATACAAATCTGCTATAGCTCCGACTGATACTGATAGTGATGGCATGCCGGATGAGTGGGAAAAAAAGAATGGATTAAATGTAAACGACGCAAACGACAGAAATAAGTTTGATAAGAAGGGTTATACTATGCTAGAGAATTATTTAAATGAACTGGCTACTGTGAAATAG
- a CDS encoding DUF4982 domain-containing protein — translation MRRLINYKKNLVACFCTTIGHSLRRTLVLFINYSAIISRKDAKDTERRKENLHYRFAPYDLKSLRLCVKPLIFLCAFVSLWLNSKSQRQDISLNNDWLTSLQGSSTWKQVNIPHNWDDYYGYRRLVHGNLHGDAVYKKTFNIKQSKTGKRFFLFFEGVGSYATVTLNGKAVGSHAGGRTTFTLDVTDAIKTDGTKNELVVKASHPANIKNLPWVCGGCSDERGFSEGSQPLGIFRPVHLIITNDVRIEPFGIHAWADINGVDGWTNPKNGMVKLFVKTSLKNYSSKNRVMKISHLLVDAIGNSVTEFFSNGNVAANDTATLAANLRITLYPYIKLWSTEDPYLYKIISTVTENNIVIDKTETSFGFRVINWKTPTNQFFLNDKPVFINGIAEYEHLLGQSHAFSNEQIVARMKWIQAAGFNAFRDGHQPHNLLYGKLCNEKGILWWTQLSAHVWYDTPEFKNNFKQLIKEWVIERRNDPSVVLWGLQNESKLPEDFARECTELIRSLDPTASSQRLVTTCNGGSGTDWDVPQNWTGTYGGDPNTYASDLKKQILVGEYGAWRTLDLHTEGGFVQNGSLSEDRMTQLMEQKIKLAESVKDSVAGHFFWLLTSHDNPGRVQGGEGLRELDRIGPVNYKGLLTPWEEPTDAFYMYRSNYASKEKEPMVYIVSHTWPSRWVRDGAKDSIYVYSNCDEVELFNDIDSISFGKRKRNGIGTHFMWNWQEIEYNILYAVGYVNGKAVAKDTIVLNNLPQSPNFQKLYAGAKPITKPQTGYNYIYRINCGGPEYKDESGNTWIADKGFSRSWTNDFPGMPENFASQRRTFSPIKGTKDWKLFQTFRYGKDKLQYEFQLPDGEYLVELYFIEPWLGGANAKAMRLFDIAINGKIILNDLDIWSETGTNTALKKIVKVKISGGKMIISFPETKVGQAIISAIAVASLNKKIIPVKPLSLVENLSGRDCTLQSWLDIGQKQFKDVNFQFNSLPSNLYGTDWIQFSKSRTAGDISFSITNDADVFVCSRIDAVFPGWLKEWENTGNVVITDEYGGRYYKVYRKRFIKGNRISLKVDNNLLIMISPATNMQPAYDLKPVTQYKTNVVNLNDAVVKDSVNGRYCVVIKNNKQAVIEYPVQTGVADIYSITMKYFYATNKLVKGKLQLIGAGNSMMLEEQVQFTFTNPGKWNQFTINTGNMINAGNYIVRLIIESAEGLAISGIDIQ, via the coding sequence ATGCGTCGCTTAATAAATTATAAGAAAAATTTGGTAGCCTGCTTTTGTACTACTATTGGGCATTCGTTGCGTCGCACTCTTGTACTTTTTATTAACTATTCAGCTATTATTTCACGCAAAGACGCTAAGGATACGGAAAGACGCAAAGAAAATTTGCATTATCGCTTTGCGCCTTATGATTTAAAATCTTTGCGCCTTTGCGTGAAGCCTTTAATTTTTCTTTGCGCCTTTGTGTCTTTGTGGTTGAATTCAAAATCTCAACGACAGGATATTTCCCTCAACAATGATTGGCTAACATCATTACAAGGATCCAGCACATGGAAACAAGTAAACATTCCTCACAATTGGGATGATTATTATGGTTACAGAAGATTAGTACATGGTAATCTTCACGGAGATGCAGTTTATAAAAAAACATTCAACATTAAACAAAGCAAAACAGGCAAACGTTTTTTTTTATTTTTTGAAGGTGTTGGAAGCTATGCCACAGTCACTTTAAATGGAAAAGCTGTTGGTTCTCATGCTGGCGGACGAACGACTTTTACGCTGGATGTTACTGATGCAATCAAAACCGACGGAACAAAAAATGAACTGGTTGTAAAAGCTTCACACCCTGCCAATATAAAAAACCTGCCATGGGTTTGTGGTGGCTGTAGTGATGAAAGAGGCTTTTCCGAAGGTTCACAACCACTCGGAATTTTTCGCCCTGTGCATTTGATCATTACAAATGACGTGAGAATAGAACCATTTGGTATACATGCCTGGGCAGATATAAATGGAGTAGATGGATGGACTAATCCGAAAAATGGTATGGTAAAATTGTTTGTAAAGACCAGTTTGAAAAACTATTCGTCAAAAAACAGGGTGATGAAAATTTCTCATCTTTTAGTAGATGCAATAGGTAATTCGGTTACAGAATTCTTTAGTAATGGTAATGTTGCAGCAAATGATACGGCTACTCTAGCTGCCAATCTCCGCATTACTTTATATCCCTATATAAAATTATGGTCAACCGAAGATCCATACCTGTATAAAATAATTTCGACTGTAACTGAAAATAATATTGTAATTGATAAAACGGAAACTTCATTTGGTTTCCGGGTCATCAATTGGAAAACTCCAACCAATCAATTCTTTTTAAATGATAAACCAGTTTTTATTAATGGTATTGCAGAGTATGAACATTTACTCGGGCAAAGTCATGCTTTCAGCAATGAACAAATTGTTGCAAGAATGAAATGGATACAGGCAGCAGGCTTCAATGCATTTCGTGATGGTCATCAACCGCATAATTTATTGTATGGAAAACTCTGTAATGAAAAAGGTATTCTCTGGTGGACACAATTATCTGCTCATGTTTGGTATGATACTCCTGAGTTTAAAAATAATTTCAAACAACTAATAAAAGAATGGGTGATCGAAAGACGTAATGATCCATCGGTTGTTTTATGGGGATTGCAAAATGAAAGTAAACTACCGGAAGATTTTGCAAGAGAGTGTACAGAATTGATTCGTTCACTGGATCCAACTGCATCATCACAAAGGTTAGTCACTACCTGTAATGGTGGAAGCGGTACTGATTGGGATGTACCACAAAACTGGACAGGGACTTATGGCGGCGATCCGAATACTTATGCAAGCGATTTAAAAAAACAAATATTGGTTGGTGAGTATGGTGCATGGCGTACACTTGATTTACATACTGAAGGAGGTTTTGTGCAAAACGGGTCACTAAGTGAAGACAGAATGACGCAATTGATGGAACAGAAAATAAAATTGGCAGAATCCGTAAAAGATAGTGTCGCCGGACATTTCTTCTGGCTACTTACATCACATGATAATCCTGGGAGAGTGCAAGGTGGTGAAGGATTGAGAGAACTAGATAGGATAGGCCCTGTAAATTATAAAGGATTACTTACTCCATGGGAAGAACCCACAGATGCATTTTATATGTATCGCAGCAACTATGCATCAAAGGAAAAAGAACCTATGGTGTATATCGTTTCTCATACATGGCCCAGTCGTTGGGTAAGGGACGGAGCAAAAGATAGTATTTATGTTTACTCAAATTGTGATGAAGTGGAATTGTTCAATGATATCGATTCTATCTCTTTTGGAAAGCGAAAACGAAATGGTATCGGTACTCACTTTATGTGGAACTGGCAGGAAATAGAATACAATATTCTTTATGCTGTTGGTTATGTAAATGGAAAAGCAGTCGCAAAAGACACAATTGTATTAAATAATTTACCACAATCACCCAATTTTCAAAAATTGTATGCAGGTGCAAAACCCATTACGAAGCCACAAACTGGGTACAATTATATCTATCGTATTAACTGCGGAGGCCCGGAGTATAAAGATGAAAGCGGAAATACATGGATAGCGGATAAAGGGTTTTCAAGATCGTGGACAAATGATTTTCCCGGTATGCCTGAAAACTTTGCCAGTCAACGTAGAACTTTTTCGCCAATCAAAGGCACAAAGGATTGGAAACTGTTCCAAACATTTCGTTATGGAAAAGATAAATTACAATATGAATTTCAGCTACCCGATGGTGAGTACTTAGTTGAACTTTATTTTATCGAACCATGGCTGGGAGGAGCAAATGCTAAAGCAATGCGATTGTTTGATATTGCAATTAATGGCAAAATAATTCTAAATGACCTTGATATCTGGAGTGAGACAGGAACGAATACAGCTTTAAAGAAAATTGTGAAAGTGAAGATATCTGGTGGCAAAATGATCATTTCATTTCCTGAAACTAAAGTAGGACAAGCCATTATTTCGGCAATTGCAGTTGCTTCTTTAAATAAAAAAATAATACCCGTAAAACCGTTATCCCTGGTGGAAAATTTATCAGGACGTGATTGTACGCTACAAAGCTGGCTGGACATTGGGCAAAAGCAATTCAAGGATGTTAATTTTCAGTTTAATAGTTTGCCTTCTAATTTATATGGAACTGATTGGATACAATTTAGTAAAAGTCGTACCGCAGGAGATATTTCTTTTAGCATAACTAATGATGCTGATGTATTTGTCTGCTCAAGAATTGATGCAGTTTTTCCTGGGTGGTTGAAAGAATGGGAGAATACCGGCAATGTTGTTATAACTGATGAATATGGGGGACGATATTACAAGGTATATCGTAAGCGATTTATAAAAGGTAATAGGATTTCTTTGAAGGTCGATAATAATTTGCTGATTATGATATCGCCAGCTACCAATATGCAACCTGCATACGATCTCAAACCTGTTACTCAATACAAAACAAATGTGGTAAATCTGAATGATGCTGTTGTGAAGGATTCCGTGAATGGCAGATATTGTGTAGTTATCAAAAACAATAAACAGGCTGTTATTGAGTACCCGGTGCAAACAGGTGTAGCGGATATTTATTCAATCACGATGAAATACTTTTATGCAACAAACAAACTAGTAAAAGGAAAACTGCAATTAATTGGAGCAGGAAACTCCATGATGCTCGAGGAGCAGGTTCAATTTACATTTACAAACCCCGGCAAGTGGAACCAATTTACCATCAACACTGGTAATATGATCAATGCCGGCAACTATATAGTGCGGTTGATAATTGAGAGTGCAGAAGGTTTAGCCATTTCAGGAATTGATATACAATAA
- a CDS encoding CoA transferase: MNVSAVNGKHFANTDTATDNKLLKDLLIVDFSQFLSGPYATLRLADLGAEVIKIEKTGTGDICRNLYVSDVKIEEESTIFHAINRNKKSYEANLKDETDLQKIKQLIAKADVVVHNFRPGVMERLGLGYEAVKKIKPEIIYAEISGYGAEGPWKDLPGQDLLLQAVSGLTWLSNNEGEDPTPMGVAVVDILAGTHLVQGILAALYEKRKSNEGALVQVSMLESILDFQFEVLTCYYNDGYLLPQRSAINNAHAYVAAPYGIYKTEDSFLALAMTDIVKLGELIGCIELAKFLNKDDWFDQRDEIKKLIAGHLHSNTNQHWLSILEKEGIWCAPVFNYEELMKQEPFQQLNMVMKVKTGKGFMVETTRCPIQVNGSILTSETGAPLLGEHNSFIDKKFNLHKTVPAV; the protein is encoded by the coding sequence TTGAACGTCAGTGCTGTCAACGGAAAACATTTTGCAAATACAGATACAGCTACTGACAACAAGCTATTAAAAGATCTATTAATTGTTGACTTCAGCCAGTTTCTTTCAGGCCCATATGCAACGCTGCGTCTTGCTGATTTAGGTGCAGAAGTAATAAAGATAGAAAAGACCGGAACCGGTGACATTTGTCGTAATCTTTATGTGTCAGATGTAAAAATTGAAGAGGAGTCAACTATTTTTCATGCTATTAATCGTAACAAAAAAAGTTATGAGGCAAACCTGAAAGATGAAACTGACCTTCAAAAAATAAAGCAGTTGATCGCAAAAGCTGATGTGGTGGTGCATAATTTCAGACCAGGAGTAATGGAACGCCTGGGGCTCGGTTATGAAGCAGTAAAAAAAATAAAACCAGAAATTATTTATGCGGAAATAAGTGGTTATGGTGCTGAAGGACCATGGAAAGATCTGCCGGGGCAAGATCTGTTATTACAAGCTGTTTCAGGGTTGACATGGTTAAGTAATAATGAAGGAGAAGACCCAACTCCAATGGGTGTGGCAGTTGTTGATATCCTGGCGGGTACGCATTTAGTACAAGGAATACTCGCTGCATTGTATGAAAAAAGAAAATCAAATGAAGGCGCATTAGTGCAGGTAAGTATGCTGGAAAGTATTCTTGATTTTCAGTTTGAAGTGCTTACCTGTTATTATAATGATGGTTACCTGCTTCCTCAACGCAGTGCCATTAACAATGCACATGCTTATGTAGCGGCCCCTTATGGTATTTACAAAACAGAAGATAGTTTTCTCGCTTTGGCAATGACGGATATTGTAAAGCTGGGAGAATTGATCGGTTGTATTGAGTTGGCCAAATTTTTAAACAAGGATGACTGGTTTGATCAACGTGATGAAATAAAAAAACTGATAGCGGGACATTTGCATTCAAACACGAATCAGCACTGGTTAAGCATATTGGAAAAAGAAGGTATATGGTGTGCTCCTGTTTTTAATTATGAAGAATTGATGAAACAGGAACCGTTTCAGCAACTCAATATGGTGATGAAGGTTAAAACCGGTAAAGGATTTATGGTAGAAACTACCCGTTGTCCTATCCAGGTAAATGGCTCGATACTTACATCAGAAACAGGGGCTCCGCTTTTGGGAGAACATAACAGTTTTATTGATAAAAAATTTAATTTACATAAAACTGTTCCTGCCGTCTGA
- a CDS encoding amidohydrolase: MQRIIDTHIHVWDLSRAEYPWLKDDTSILNRTYTIDEIEEERKLAGVTDGVMVQASCNLDDTNLMLEVAEQNDWIQGVVCWLPLMDTKETERLLEEKFLAHKYFKGVRHLIHDEKDPAWLLQAPVIESLKLLAKNNIPYDVVGILPAHIETVLKVADKVPELRMIFDHLNAPPISSKQRFGKWGELIKEAAQNKNIFGKISGLGTADGNFEGRTTDDIKPYVAYALEHFSSDRCICGGDWPVSALANTYSQTWKITRSIIDELLNEDDRKKIYFSNADKFYNLGLNH, encoded by the coding sequence ATGCAACGCATTATTGACACTCACATTCATGTTTGGGATCTCAGCCGGGCGGAATATCCCTGGCTGAAAGACGATACTTCTATTCTGAACAGAACCTATACAATTGATGAAATTGAAGAAGAAAGAAAGCTTGCCGGTGTTACAGATGGAGTAATGGTACAGGCCAGTTGCAATTTGGATGATACAAACCTGATGCTGGAAGTAGCGGAACAAAATGACTGGATACAAGGAGTGGTATGCTGGTTACCGTTGATGGATACAAAAGAAACGGAGAGATTGCTTGAAGAAAAATTTTTAGCACACAAATATTTTAAAGGGGTCCGTCATTTAATTCATGATGAAAAAGATCCAGCGTGGCTATTGCAGGCACCCGTTATTGAAAGTTTGAAATTGCTGGCTAAAAATAATATTCCTTATGATGTAGTAGGTATTTTACCGGCACATATTGAAACTGTTTTGAAAGTAGCAGATAAAGTTCCGGAACTACGAATGATATTCGACCATTTGAATGCGCCACCCATTTCTTCAAAACAAAGATTTGGCAAATGGGGAGAGTTGATCAAAGAGGCAGCGCAGAATAAAAACATATTTGGAAAAATATCAGGATTGGGAACAGCGGATGGAAATTTTGAAGGCAGAACAACAGATGATATAAAGCCGTATGTTGCGTATGCGTTGGAGCATTTTAGTTCAGATCGATGCATATGCGGTGGTGATTGGCCGGTATCTGCTTTGGCAAATACATATTCTCAGACATGGAAGATCACAAGGAGCATTATAGATGAGTTGTTAAATGAGGACGATAGGAAGAAAATCTATTTCAGCAATGCTGATAAGTTTTATAATTTAGGATTGAACCATTGA